Part of the Lucilia cuprina isolate Lc7/37 chromosome 5, ASM2204524v1, whole genome shotgun sequence genome is shown below.
GAAATCTGCCTGACGAAATGTTACATGCGTTGTTTTGCACAATTTGTGGTACAGTAACCAAGCCACTAGTTGAAACTGCATTTGTCATGGCTGCCGCTTGTGGTGACATTATACATTGAGTACCTCCAAAAGAGTTCAGTTGTCCACCGCTGCCTTGCATTTCCATGTTAGAGCCATCAACCTGCTCTGGTGGTGTACCATAATTTGCCATTGGGGATAAAGTGCCTTCGTTCACGTTCATTGATTTGCTTAGTGAGTTTTTCTGTGCTTCAGCGCACACCTGGCAATTCCAGTTCATGTCGTTTATTTCATCACCTACACCAGCACAATCATAGTGGCACCAGCGGTCGCAGGTGTCACACTGAACCATTCTGTCGTTATCCATCTCTTGGCACATTATACAGCTGCACGTCTTATATTTTCCAGTCTTCTTAGGCATTGTTAAAGTTGTCTCAAGTCCCAAGGGATGGCCTCCAGGGATTCTCGTCGAAATAGAAATTTTGAAGAATTGTTATCGCAACCGAGTCGAAACTTTTGATAGCTCACCAATAAAACCAGATACCACAAttcaaaagtaaatttaattcaCGTTTTATTGTATATTCAGTTGAAAAggagtattaatataaaataataattatatagtaaaattaagtataaaaagGTAACGTATAGTGGTGGTAGTGGTCGTGATGGTGGACGTGATGGTGGACGcttcaaaatttgtatttctgtTCGGCTTGAATTTTCGCGACTAACTGCCACTTGCAACACAACAAAAATCTTATTTGACATTCACAGTACAATGTTAGTTAAAATATTCTACGGCGCCATCAACTACTGTTTGGCGgcaacaattatattttaaaaaaatcttctattaagccaatttttttatttatgtagcaaattttatttagccaataataaattttataaacaaaatgataaGGCTCCATCATGACGTCATGACTACCCCCAAaccataacaaaaataatcgaTTGAAAAGTAATCATTAGTGAAATTAATAGGGGGAATTAAGGTTAGCGTTACCAATATGTTTGCAAAAACTATTGCAATAAGGTTGAGTAACGgttcagaaaaattaaaaaacaagtaactgCCGGTCCaaactaggaaacttttgattttgcttgaaaaagaaaaaatattattcatctcactcgcggtacggagtttttCGTTCTcggaaaattgttttgttttgtaactGCCGGTCcccactaggaaacttttttgggaaacttttgattttgagtGAGTGAGAAAAAGAATGAATATCTTCATCTCTTTCGCGGTACGAAGTttcccgtactcggaaacttgttttgttttgttattcttctcattcgtacaacaacaaattaatacaattaatacgtagtttctgaaacagaagtttctatgtgtggatattaaggaaacttcagaagagaaataagaaaaagtttttcaacaaaaatttcctaATGTGGACCGGGTCTAAGACCTgcttcacactgggaaacttttgttgaaaaacttttgattttgtgtgtgagagtaAGAGAcggttgatatttttttctctttatctcacactgggaaacttttattgagaaacttttgattttgtgtgtgagagaaagagacggttgttatttctttctctcacacacaaaaatcaaaagttcccaaaaaagtttcccagtgtgaaacAGGACTTGTTCTTTTCATtcctacaacaacaaatcaatgcaattattacgtagtttctgaaacaaaattttctatgtgtggacattaaggaaacttcaaaacagtattaagaaaaagtttctcgaCAAGAGTGTCCTGATCCACACTAGGacacttttgttgagaaactttttcttaagaaatacaccagatacaaaaataaaatgtgatttagttttgctaataaagcatttaagttgaattgcaccATGCCtaagatatacttaagccatttattgttgaataaaactgtggacattgaagtcaaattttgaagagaTCTTTTTTCCCTGGGAAAATAGatgatcatgtaccaaattccattgaattatttcttaaactgcGACCtgcattttgaattaaaaacttagtttttaattctattctataattaatttttcattttagttattatcagggcaaggatttctaagTAAATacagtcagtaactcaaaataacttttaactagtgttcttttcgaatcaaagaatttgttacaaaatggcatcgatttgattttacatatttttgcatattttacatatttcttttgttttttttttttatttcatatttttaaaacaaatttggtatttttatttatatatttagattttttatgaatatcaacaaatttcgatttaacaacaaaatactatgctctatgaaattaaattttacatagttttatttttacaactatAATAGTGCGGAAGGTATTTTGACTTTGTGTTGCTAATTataacgtccaaaatattggtccttaaattatcggttcagtatcaatttctgagtctgttcatctgtgtgtccataacttaatgaaattttctatactttagtatacattttttatatttttagtgcatattttctcACATTATAGagcatattataagcgcatatttttaaaatccttgccctgtttataataaatttcattaaccCTTTAAGCACCAATGTGCAAAATCGCCATATTCTCAAAAATgagttatttatatattaaaaattatttatattttgttacgGACGATAATAACTTGAACTTTATACCTTactctaaaaaatgtttaaaaatttatgactttAAGAATCCAACATTTAActttactaattttaaattaaaatattcgatataacaaacaaaaattgtataaatttttctttattttatttaaagataattttcctaaagaaatttcataaaaatttcaatcatTTAAGGtcaagaaataataatttaatattaacattacTTACTTATTAAGAAACCTGTTAATTCCAGCTATACCGTTATgtctgtaataaaaaataaaaatcatcataattatttaacaatCTGGTAATATTAGCTTGATTTTAAAATGTCAAACTAAAAACAACGGGTTTTTCCTACTTCAACATAATAAAGTTCCCTCTATTTTTGACATTTcggtttaacattttttttgtggAGAACACACAAGTTTTGCAGAAGTTTTTACATAATATTCTTCTAAGAAATTTGGGgtaattttaatggaattttacaaacaaatcaattgaaaacgaataaaaaatattaataaaaactataaacattaTTCTAGGCCCATTCAAAATGTCGCTAACACAAATTGCCCGTAATTGTGCCCGTTTGGCAAGAGCCGCAAATGGAATCCGTGTAATCACTGCCCAACCACAGATGCGTTTATTGCACAGAATTGCCATGCCAGCCATGTGCAATGGTGTTACACAAGTAAGTGGAAAAGGATAAATAACATGTTTTAAACTCCCAGTGGAAAGTACATATTAgaacaatgaaaaaataaagcCCTAACCTCACTTTTgttaaaacataaagaaaaatatttcacgGAAAGGAACTCTTATACCAATAAGAGTTCAATCGTTATCAGTGTTTTCATGTAATAAACCAAATCGTATTCTATAATGTATTGGTGAAAATAAGATAGATCAAGTACTTGTTTTGAGAAAAGAAATGATCCATTAATATTCTGTGTATATTATTAAGAATAGTacctattatatatttttaataatgccTATATATAGTATTGATTATATACTAAACATTAAATGCTTTCTTATTATTGGTCTTATTCATCTTTAGAACATTTTGAAAGCTCGTACAGCTAATGTGCAAGTACGTTGCTATTCGGACAAATTGTCTATGGAAGATATTAAAGATCGCGTCTTGAAAGTTGTGTCTGCCTACGATAAAGTTACTAGTGATAaggtaatttataaataatgaacaaaatcacactaatgttttgtattttttgttttatttctttctgtTAGGGGAGCAATAACTGGCAATGGCAAGCTGCACGCAAATACTCTGCAAAACCTCCACTATCACTGAAATTGATCAATGAGCGTGTATTGCTCGTCTTGAAATTGTATGACAAGATTGACCCAAGCAAGGTAAATGTTTTGCAATTGCCAGGCCTTTGCTTCCTTATTGCTAgacaacgttttttttttttgtatatgtttttaaatttgtatttttttcttttttatatttctttaacctTTTTAGCTCCGTGTTGAATCACACTTCATTAATGATTTGGGTCTTGATTCCCTCGATCATGTTGAAGTTATTATGGCCATGGAAGATGAATTCGGTTTTGAAATTCCCGATTCAGATGCCGAAAAATTGTTGAGACCAGCCGATATTATTAAGTATGTCGCTGACAAAGAAGATGTTTATgaataaatgtgtttttgtaaaacaaacaaatattaaaatcattaataagtatatacatacataaataatttaaaataaagaggGCAAATGTAATTTGAGTCTAACAAAGGGACATTGTACATTTAATTCTAatgttaaaccaaaaaaaaaatataagtaaaataatttaaaatgagtCGTCTCTATTAATCGctatatacatttttagtaTGGTCGTCTTTTCCTTAGACCAGGATGTCACGGATTAACTGTTCAACATCTAGAATAATCTCGCCTCTCTATGATAAGCGAAGGTCTTTGTTTGATTGGACTTTCTAGGTTAGACATCCTAACAGCAGTGTACTATATGTGCGCATGCGAGAAGACTAAATATTTCATACAATGAAATGTCAAAATGAGAATGAagagaaaacaagtaggaaagtatagtcgggcatggccgaccatatgataccttacaccatgagtatatttttacaattattacttttataaaatttttattttttgtaaagaaactgttgaatattaccataattccaaaatatttaagccatttattgataaaaaactaaaatttctaaatgaggctttatataggtcatatatgggccgatcctcggtaaatttgggaaaaggatatatttctaaataacagttagttttgttgagtttcattgcgatacaaatggttacaagtcaatttagacgtttaagtcattttttgaaggggggtttgtatgagggctagggtcaaatataggccgatcctttcgaaaatctgcagtatcatttatacttatataaaacttatttgtgccaatttttagagagatagaagaatatttgacgtaattatagcataaaaagttcaaaacgggaggtacggttgtatgggggctaggtgaaataatggaccgatttcaactattttcaataggcttcgtccttgtgccaaaacacatgcttggtccaaatttcatcaaattatcttgaaaattgcggcctgtaccttgcgcacaaggtttacatggacagccagccggacggacggacggacatgtcttaatcgactcaaaaaatgattctgaatcgatcggtatactttaaggtgggtattggaccaatatttttgtatgttacaaacatcagcacaaacgtataataccctccccactatagtggtgtagggtataaacatagAATACTTTCTCTGCCATGCCGAGTTTTTTGGCACTCTAATGAACTTGTGGCTCTATTTAATATAGCGTTTATAAGATAGAATCGTTCATTCGCACTTCTGGCTGGTTTAATACCATGAAAATCACAGACATGTAATGTCCCATAGCTTGCAGGTTATTTTGCAGAATCCGTTACAACGGGACCATTAGGACCCTAGTGTGTCAGTTGAATGGCCGACTGCCTCAAAAAGCTAACGTATAGTCGTCTTTTATATTAGGCAATTActacaaatattgaaaacttcATTATAGAAAACCGTAGATTCCATTTTTCAGAAACTAATCGGTCTTTAACTATACaattaatatttcaaacaaaCTAGCCGGAAATAcgttttttgcttaaatattaaatttttaagaaaaaatcgaATTTCTCCGAATATATTCTATACAGATCGAGTTAGTTTTAACTTCTCCGAATTTCATATTATgatatttgtttgcaaaaaatactttttgtgcGTCCCCTAACTAATGTCTCAAGTGGGAATCGAAACCACGACCGCCGGCCTAATAGACTACAACACTGACCTACCAGAGGACAAGTTTTTTAGTTAATGAATATTTTCGTTCAATTGATTTTTAGAAATGGACAATATATTAGGGATATTTGCCTGCAAAGCcggtttaaatatttcaaagagAGAATGGAAGTTACCAACACCCACCTGATATACGTTTTGTTATAGGTATCTATAAAATGCTTTGTTTTTGCAATTCCATTGCAAATACAAGAAATTTCGACTGTctggcaaaattttatattcttaagCGAAGTAATTATggttttgatgaaatttaaaagTGAATCTTCCCTAGATAAGAAATTTACCACCGACAACTTTTTGTAGCCATGTTTTTTGCACCTACCTTCTAAAATTCTTCTGGAAACACACTAAATGTAACAAACATTGTACAATAATCAcatatttcacaaaataaactaattaaaacacattttacactatttttttcacaaacacttaagaatattaaaaaatgcgGCATTTCAAGGTTTATCTTTTTCTAGCGGTAAATTACTTTGACAGCTTGACATATACAAGAGCTTATTGTGAATTATAATACGAAATCACAAAAAATTCCATATGGTAACTTTAAtaacaaacacacaaatttgcttaaaaatctggtaatatttgtttaaatgtcataatttaaaaaaactaccGCCTGCAAAAACAACATCAATAACAagagaaaatattacaaattttaagaaaaaatcatgTATTTggataaatgtttaattagtaAAATGCTAAATGAGCTAAGTAAGcttaaataaactaattaagaaaatataatctctaaatttgatttttttcagaaaCTACACGATATTCTCAAAAAACACAAACTGCTGCCATTACGGATGTTTTGGACAAGTCAAATAATGCTTTACTACAAATAGAAGCTTCCAGAAGTCTTAAGCCAGCTACAAGCGATAATAATTCTACTCCCTACACCTATAATAAGGAAACTGTAAATGCCTTGACCCGTATTGTGGACAAATTTATGAATCTATTAAATGGCTGTGGTCCAGCTAACGAGCGGCGTAATTTTG
Proteins encoded:
- the LOC111685702 gene encoding uncharacterized protein LOC111685702; protein product: MYLDKCLISKMLNELKTTRYSQKTQTAAITDVLDKSNNALLQIEASRSLKPATSDNNSTPYTYNKETVNALTRIVDKFMNLLNGCGPANERRNFEEYLEAAEQRTEFLGCNIIKLLAIWDTIQQMRVELENLELEINNAYDTEDEDCF